One Halobaculum sp. CBA1158 DNA segment encodes these proteins:
- a CDS encoding glycosyltransferase family 4 protein translates to MTDLAVGLQKRGLDMTILTGQPNYHSGENEKQPHVSTHEGVCVKRIRAPQVRQSSIPRRLFNWGVFTVWMFVVMLLSRTEKEREVIFVSNPPFLPVAMWLACRIRGWDYTYIVYDLYPDQPVELNYIPEGSIPHRIWDFFNRRAFLAANHVVALGPVMKDRISRNAGPKFDESKVEIIHNWEDEDFIRPKEKSENWFSEEHDLVDQFTILYSGNIGDFHDLETLVEAAVKFEDENVGFLIIGEGDNKSNIVSLAEEFDIRGETVEFLPYQPWDDLPYSLTSADVSVVTVKEGFEGICVSSKLYTAMAAGTPVLTIAQPDDDESRIIDQFNAGIHVSQGDVEGIVEAIERWRSNLEFVEQQGANAREAFETNFTADESIDRYYRMLVK, encoded by the coding sequence ATGACTGACCTCGCGGTTGGTCTCCAAAAGCGAGGTCTAGATATGACTATCCTCACCGGCCAGCCGAACTATCACAGCGGCGAGAACGAGAAGCAGCCCCACGTGTCCACGCATGAAGGGGTATGTGTGAAGCGTATTCGGGCACCCCAGGTTCGGCAGTCCTCGATTCCTCGACGCCTGTTCAACTGGGGGGTCTTTACCGTCTGGATGTTCGTTGTGATGCTCCTGAGTCGTACCGAGAAGGAGCGCGAGGTGATATTCGTCTCTAACCCGCCCTTCCTTCCTGTCGCGATGTGGCTCGCCTGTCGAATTCGAGGGTGGGACTACACTTACATCGTCTATGACCTGTATCCTGACCAGCCGGTCGAACTTAATTATATCCCCGAGGGGAGTATCCCCCATCGTATCTGGGATTTCTTCAATCGGCGTGCCTTCCTCGCGGCGAACCACGTTGTCGCACTCGGTCCGGTCATGAAAGACCGCATCAGCCGGAACGCCGGTCCGAAGTTCGACGAGAGCAAGGTCGAAATCATCCACAATTGGGAAGACGAAGACTTCATTCGACCCAAAGAGAAATCGGAGAACTGGTTTAGCGAGGAACATGACCTCGTCGACCAATTCACCATCCTTTATTCGGGAAACATTGGGGATTTCCACGACCTCGAAACCCTGGTTGAAGCTGCGGTGAAGTTCGAAGACGAGAACGTGGGTTTTCTCATCATCGGAGAGGGCGACAACAAATCCAACATCGTCTCGCTGGCAGAGGAGTTCGACATCAGAGGTGAGACGGTCGAGTTTCTGCCGTACCAGCCGTGGGACGACCTCCCCTACAGCCTAACATCAGCAGACGTCTCCGTCGTCACGGTCAAGGAAGGATTCGAGGGGATCTGTGTTTCTAGCAAGCTCTACACCGCGATGGCCGCAGGTACCCCCGTGCTTACCATCGCCCAACCAGATGACGACGAGTCCCGAATCATCGATCAGTTCAATGCTGGTATTCATGTCTCGCAAGGCGACGTGGAGGGCATCGTAGAAGCCATTGAGCGTTGGCGATCAAATCTGGAGTTCGTTGAACAGCAAGGTGCGAATGCTCGGGAGGCATTCGAGACCAACTTCACCGCCGACGAATCGATCGATCGCTACTATCGGATGCTGGTAAAGTAA